In Brachypodium distachyon strain Bd21 chromosome 2, Brachypodium_distachyon_v3.0, whole genome shotgun sequence, one genomic interval encodes:
- the LOC100839682 gene encoding N-terminal kinase-like protein, producing the protein MFKFLKDVVSGSGSGLKDFPYTVGEPHASAWGSWTHHRGASKDDGSPVSIFSLSGSNPQDRHLVAGRNGVKRLRTVRHPNILSFLHSTEAEVADGPAVKHTIYIVTEPVTPLSEKVKELNLGGTQRDEYFAWGLHQISKAVSFLNNDCKLVHGNVCLSSVVVTQTLDWKLHAFDVLSEFDANNEIPGSPMLQFEWLVGTQYKPMELTKSDWASIRKSPPWAIDSWGLGCLIYELFSGGKLTRTEDLRNIASIPKSLLPDYQKLLSSTPSRRMNPSKLIDNSEFFQNKLVETIQFMEVLNLKDSVEKDSFFRKLPNIAEQLPREIVLKKLLPVLASALEFGSAAAPALTVLLKMGSWLPSDQFSAKVLPTIVKLFASNDRAIRVSLLQHIDQFGESLAAQTVDEQVFPHVATGFSDTSSFLRELTLKSMLVLAPKLSQRTISGSLLKYLSKLQVDEEPAIRTNTTILLGNISSYMNDGTRKRVLINAFTVRALRDTFPPARAAGIMALSVTSSYYEMTEIATRILPNVVVLTFDPDSDVRTKAFQATDQFLQIAKQHHEKLNTGDNRPAEGTGVQLKPGNAGLLGWAMSSLTQKGKASDHGPVSTANASNSQVSASPSAASDTQSAPVAYAPSTSNSVDHTAPASESSSLDGWGELENDNLQEENGSDKEGWDDVDPFEKSPQSLLSNIQAAQKRPVVQPKQPVSNSSRSNPPMAPKADDDALWGPMAVPAPKSALKSADIKPSTSHNADDDLWGSIAAPQPKSSGKPLKPAAANNDDLWGAIAAPPPVTKARPLASSGRGRGAKPAPKLGAQRIGRTSSTGGL; encoded by the exons ATGTTCAAGTTTCTGAAGGACGTGGTGTCGGGATCCGGATCGGGGCTCAAGGACTTCCCCTACACCGTCGGCGAGCCTCACGCCTCCGCCTGGGGCTCCTGGACGCACCACCGCGGTGCCTCCAAG GATGATGGATCGCCTGTGTCTATTTTCTCACTGTCAGGGAGCAACCCTCAGGACAGGCACTTGGTTGCTGGTCGGAATGGTGTCAAGAGATTGCGAACA GTGCGCCATCCAAATATCCTATCCTTTCTTCACAGCACGGAAGCAGAAGTTGCCGATGGACCTGCTGTGAAACACACAATTTATATAGTGACAGAGCCTGTTACCCCACTTTCGGAAAAAGTCAAGGAACTGAACCTGGGAGGTACACAAAG AGATGAGTATTTTGCTTGGGGCCTTCATCAGATATCAAAGGCTGTGAGCTTTCTCAACAACGATTGCAAGCTT GTTCATGGGAATGTATGCTTGTCCAGTGTAGTTGTTACTCAAACTCTGGACTGGAAGCTTCATGCTTTTGATGTTCTTTCAGAATTCGATGCGAATAATGAAATCCCTGGTAGCCCCATGTTG CAATTTGAATGGTTAGTTGGAACACAGTACAAGCCAATGGAGCTGACAAAGTCAGATTGGGCTTCAATTAGAAAATCACCTCCGTGGGCAATTGATTCCTGGGGCTTAG GGTGTTTAATTTATGAGCTCTTTTCTGGTGGAAAGTTGACCAGGACGGAAGACCTTCGCAACATTGCTTCAATCCCAAAG TCTCTACTTCCAGATTACCAGAAGCTGTTGAGTTCTACACCTTCTCGTCGAATGAATCCTTCAAAACTTATTGACAACAGCG AGTTTTTCCAGAATAAGTTGGTAGAGACCATACAATTCATGGAAGTTCTTAACTTGAAGGACAGTGTTGAGAAAGATAGCTTTTTCCGGAAACTCCCAAATATAGCAGAGCAGCTTCCCCGGGAGATAGTTCTGAAAAAG TTGCTACCAGTATTGGCATCTGCTCTTGAATTTGGTTCAGCTGCTGCTCCAGCCTTGACGGTGTTGTTAAAGATGGGTTCCTGGCTTCCATCTGACCAATTTAGTGCCAAG GTTTTACCAACTATTGTGAAGCTTTTTGCCTCAAATGACCGAGCTATCCGAGTTAGTCTTTTGCAGCACATAGATCAGTTTGGGGAGTCATTGGCAGCACAAACTGTTGATGAACAA GTTTTTCCGCATGTTGCCACTGGGTTCTCTGatacttcttcttttctccgTGAACTGACATTGAAGTCGATGCTTGTGTTGGCACCAAAA TTGTCTCAGCGTACTATTTCAGGATCTCTCTTGAAGTATCTCTCTAAGCTCCAG GTGGATGAAGAACCTGCAATCCGGACAAATACTACAATTCTTCTAGGAAATATTTCAAGTTACATGAATGATGGG ACTAGGAAGCGAGTATTGATAAATGCATTCACAGTCCGCGCATTACGTGATACCTTCCCTCCTGCTCGAGCAGCTG GAATCATGGCACTGAGTGTCACCAGTTCATACTATGAAATGACAGAGATTGCAACTCGCATACTACCAAACGTTGTTGTCCTTACATTTGACCCAGACAG TGACGTGAGGACCAAGGCTTTCCAGGCTACTGACCAGTTCTTGCAAATAGCAAAACAACATCATGAGAAG CTTAATACAGGAGATAACAGGCCAGCCGAAGGTACAGGCGTTCAGTTAAAGCCTGGAAATGCTGGTTTACTTGG GTGGGCCATGAGTTCTCTTACTCAGAAGGGAAAAGCTTCTGACCATGGTCCAGTATCTACTGCAAATGCCAGTAACTCTCAAGTTTCAGCATCCCCCAGTGCCGCATCAG ATACTCAGTCTGCCCCTGTAGCATATGCACCATCCACATCCAACTCTGTTGACCACACTGCACCAGCATCAGAAAGCTCCTCCTTAGATGGATGGGGTGAGCTCGAGAATGATAATCTTCAGGAAGAGAATGGTAGTGATAAAGAAGGATGGGATGATGTAGATCCATTTGAGAAGTCGCCACAATCTCTTCTTTCAAACATACAAGCTGCTCAGAAACGCCCGGTGGTGCAACCGAAGCAACCAG TTTCAAATTCATCAAGATCAAATCCGCCAATGGCGCCAAAAGCGGATGATGATGCTCTATGGGGTCCTATGGCTGTTCCAGCGCCCAAAAGTGCTTTGAAGTCTGCAGACATCAAACCCTCTACATCCCACAATGCGGATGATGATCTCTGGGGTTCGATAGCTGCACCTCAGCCAAAATCATCTGGGAAGCCTTTGAAACCAGCAGCAGCTAACAATGATGATTTATGGGGTGCTATAGCTGCACCCCCACCGGTAACGAAAGCTAGGCCTCTTGCGTCATCAGGTAGGGGACGGGGAGCAAAGCCAGCACCAAAACTTGGTGCTCAAAGAATAGGGAGGACTTCCTCAACTGGTGGGCTATAG
- the LOC100839986 gene encoding trans-cinnamate 4-monooxygenase, translating into MDFLFVEKLLVGLLASALVAIAVSKIRGRKLKLPPGPLPVPIFGNWLQVGDDLNHRNLAAMARKFGEIFLLRMGQRNLVVVSSPPLAREVLHTQGVEFGSRTRNVVFDIFTGEGQDMVFTVYGDHWRKMRRIMTVPFFTNKVVQQYRAGWEAEAAFVVDNVRADPRAATDGVVLRRHLQLMMYNNMYRIMFDRRFESLDDPLFLRLRALNGERSRLAQSFDYNYGDFIPILRPFLRGYLRLCKEVKETRLKLFKDYFLEERKKLASTKAMDNNGLKCAIDHILEAQQKGEINEDNVLYIIENINVAAIETTLWSIEWAIAELVNHPEIQQKLRDELDTVLGAGHQITEPDTHKLPYLQAVIKETLRLRMAIPLLVPHMNLQDAKLGGYNIPAESKILVNAWFLANNPEEWRRPDEFRPERFLEEEKHVEANGNDFRFLPFGVGRRSCPGIILALPILGITIGRLVQNFELLPPPGQDKLDTTEKGGQFSLHILKHSNIVAKPRVF; encoded by the exons ATGGACTTCCTCTTCGTGGAGAAGCTCCTCGTCGGGCTCCTCGCGTCGGCGCTGGTGGCGATCGCCGTGTCCAAGATCCGCGGCCGCAAGCTGAAGCTGCCCCCTGGCCCGCTCCCCGTGCCCATCTTCGGCAACTGGCTGCAGGTCGGCGACGACCTCAACCACCGCAACCTGGCTGCCATGGCGCGCAAGTTCGGCgagatcttcctcctccggatGGGGCAACGGAACCTGGTGGTGgtctcctccccgccgctgGCCCGGGAGGTGCTCCACACGCAGGGCGTGGAGTTCGGCTCACGCACCCGCAACGTGGTGTTCGACATCTTCACGGGGGAAGGCCAGGACATGGTGTTCACCGTGTACGGCGACCACTGGCGCAAGATGCGGCGCATCATGACCGTGCCCTTCTTCACAAACAAGGTGGTGCAGCAGTACAGGGCCGGGTGGGAGGCCGAGGCCGCCTTCGTGGTCGACAACGTCCGGGCCGACCCCAGGGCCGCCACGGACGGCGTCGTGCTCCGGCGGCACCTGCAGCTCATGATGTACAACAACATGTACCGCATCATGTTTGACCGGAGGTTCGAGAGCTTGGACGACCCGCTGTTCCTCCGTCTCAGGGCGCTCAACGGCGAGCGCAGCCGCCTCGCGCAGAGCTTCGACTACAACTACGGCGACTTCATCCCCATCCTGCGCCCCTTCCTCCGGGGATACCTCAGGTTGTGCAAGGAGGTCAAGGAGACCCGGCTCAAGCTATTCAAGGATTACTTCCTGGAGGAGAGGAA GAAGCTGGCGAGCACCAAGGCCATGGACAACAACGGGCTCAAGTGCGCCATTGATCACATCCTGGAGGCGCAGCAGAAGGGGGAGATCAACGAGGACAACGTGCTCTACATCATCGAGAACATCAACGTTGCCG CGATCGAGACGACGCTGTGGTCGATCGAGTGGGCGATCGCGGAGCTGGTGAACCACCCGGAGATCCAGCAGAAGCTGCGCGACGAGCTGGACACGGTACTGGGCGCCGGGCACCAGATCACGGAGCCGGACACGCACAAGCTCCCGTACCTCCAGGCCGTGATCAAGGAGACGCTGCGGCTGCGGATGGCCATCCCGCTGCTGGTGCCCCACATGAACCTCCAGGACGCCAAGCTGGGCGGCTACAACATCCCCGCCGAGAGCAAGATCCTCGTCAATGCCTGGTTCCTCGCCAACAACCCGGAGGAGTGGAGGCGGCCCGACGAGTTCCGGCCCGAGCGGTtcctggaggaggagaagcacgTCGAGGCCAACGGCAACGACTTCAGGTTCCTGCCCTTCGGCGTCGGCCGCAGGAGCTGCCCCGGGATCATCCTCGCGCTGCCCATCCTCGGCATCACCATCGGACGCCTCGTGCAGAACTTcgagctcctgccgccgcccggccaGGACAAGCTCGACACCACCGAGAAGGGCGGCCAGTTCAGCCTCCACATCTTGAAGCACTCCAACATCGTCGCCAAGCCCAGGGTGTTCTAA